The Candidatus Methylomirabilis tolerans region GCCGTGAAGGGTGGCTTTCTTGTCCCTTCCGGCACTCATCCGCCGAGGGCGGATTTAGTCGTCCCTGTCAAGTTAGCACTAAGAAGATCATCTGGAGCCCACGACCAGGATTGAACTGGTGACCTCATCCTTACCAAGGATGTGCTCTGCCAACTGAGCTACGTGGGCTGGTCTGTTGAGATCCCAATCCACAATAGGATAATAACCACGCGCATCGGGTGGTTATGCGACCCTTTCTCCTCAGCTTCTCTCAAGACACATCATTGCTCGTGGACCTACTACTACCCGATGCTTCGTTTGCTGTTTACCCGCTCGCTCGCAAGCGAGGATTACAATAATGGTCACAAGGCATATCGACTCGAACGGCGACATGTCAGTGCCTCTGGAGCGGGAAACGGGATTCGAACCCGCGACCCTCAGCTTGGAAGGCTGACGCTCTAGCCAACTGAGCTATTCCCGCCAATGTGTAGCAGTTGCCACAGGCATTGATGAATCTTGCGGCAGAAGTGCCTCGCCTCTGGGCTGGCGCCTCCTGCGCGCGTCCGTTTCGATGGTGGGGAGAGGAGGGTTCGAACCTCCGAAGGCAACGCCAGCAGATTTACAGTCTGCCCCCTTTGGCCGCTTGGGTATCTCCCCGCATATCTCTCTTCGGGGTTTCCCTGAGCGCCGGCTCTCCGTGGAGCTGGCGAAGGGATTTGAACCCCCGACCGGCTGATTACAAATCAGCTGCTCTGCCAACTGAGCTACGCCAGCACGTAAACCCTTAGACTATTGATTCTCCGAGAGAGGTGCAAGGCAAATATAAAGTTATGGCAAGCAAAAAGCAAGCAATAATTTCTATTATGAGTCTTTTCGAGTGTTAATCGAAGTTTCTTGTCTATTCGCTGAAAGTTGCTTCATGACACTATGTTGCCGCCGGATCTCAAAGAGGAAAACGGCGGCGGCGGCGGCGGCATTGAGAGAATCTACACACCCACGCGTAGGGATTCGCGCGAGTAGGTCGCACCGTTGCCGCACCAATACTGTCAGTCCCCGGTGCTCTCCCCCGATCACTACGCCCATTGAAGCATGCAAATCGATCTCATAGAGGGATTGCGCAGCATTTGGATCGGCTCCAACAATCCAGACACCCTGATCTTTCAGCCACGCGAGAAACGTCGGGAGACCTGCAACCCGCGCTACAGGCAGGTGCTCCACAGCTCCGGCAGAGGCTCTTGCGACCGCCGGAGTGATCCCGGCAGCGCGATGTTTCGAGATGAAGAGCCCGTCTACTCCGACAGCCTCCGCGGTGCGAATGATCGCTCCGAGGTTCTGAGGGTCTTGAACTCCATCAAGCAGCAGCAATAACGGTAGTGGGGTGGCAGCCCTGATTCGAGCCACCAGATCAAAAGGATCGTCATAGTCTACCTCGCTGACAACGGCCAAGACCCCTTGATGCATGACCCCCTTGGCCAATTCGCCAAGCCGTTCCCGTTTTTCCTCTTTAAATGGCACCCCCAAGTCTCTGGCGCGCTTCACAATCTCGGCGATCCTGGGATCATACCGTTCCCTCGCCAGATAAATCCGATCAATGTGACGTCGCCTTGCCCGAAGCGCCTCCAGCACAGCATGAGGACCAACGAGTACGTGCTCTGTCATGGCGTCTGTGTCTTCAGCAGCTTGTGGTCTTCTACTCGCCAGCGAGCTCCTTGAGCGGTATCGTCCACTATCACCCCGAAGTCCGCCAACCAGGTCCGGATTGCGTCGGCAGTCTCCCAGTCCTTTGTCTCGCGGCATTGCATGCGATATTCCACTATAGTCTTGATCGCGTCCGCCGGCAGGGATTGTTCTGACGCAATCGCCGACTCGACAGCATCTCGCGCTTTATAGTAATTGTCTCCGGACATCCTTAGAACTGGAGCTGACGATCCGACAGTCAAAGCACCAGTACCCGGAGTGATATTGATCCGCTCGACTTTTTCCCGTGGGCCTTCAAACAAGCCGCCCAACACCGATCCCAACCTACGCAACGTTTCCCCCGCAAGGTCAAGCCCATTCACGAGAGCTTTTGTAGGTGTGCCATCGGCATCTCTCATGGCAACGTTTATCCCCCTGGTCAGATTAAACAATGCGGCCAGCGCACGCGGCGTATTCAAATCATCATCCATCGCATCCGTAAACTCTTGCTCCGCCTCGCGAATCTGATTCAAAAGAGGCAGAGGATCCATGGGCGAAAGGTCACCCTTTGGACTCTGGGCATCCCGGAAGCGCTGCACCTCATCCAGTACAGTACGGAATCGAGCTGCTGCGGCCTTGGCGCTGCTCAGCGCGTCGTCTGAAAAATCTACGGGCGCCCGATAGTGGGTTCCGAGCAGGAACAGCTTAAGCGCACAAGGGCTGGTGCGACCGAGGAGCTCCTGAACCGTCAGGACATTGCCCAGTGACTTCGACATCTTTTCGGCGTGGATATTGACGAACCCGTTATGAATCCAGTAGCGGGCGAACGGCTTGCCGGTGGCGCATTCCGACTGCGCGATCTCGTTCTCATGATGGGGAAAGATCAGATCAGCTCCCCCACCGTGGATGTCGAAGGTCTCACCAAGATATTTCATCGACATGGCTGAACACTCAATATGCCAGCCAGGCCTACCAGGACCCCACGGGCTCTCCCATGCAGGTTCCCCTGGTCGCGATGCCTTCCACAAGGCAAAATCGAGGGGATCGCGCTTCCGCGGATCCACCTCAACCCTCGCTCCTGCCCGCAACTCGCTAAAACCTCGATGAGAAAGCTTCCCATAGTCTGGCGCGCGCCTGACCTCGAAATACACATCGCCATCTATGGAATATGCAATTCCCTTCGCCATCAAGATCCGGATGATCTCGATCATCTCCTGGATATGCTGTGTGGCCCGAGGCTCCTCCGTCGGCGTTCTAAGCCCCAGGATCTCCATATCCTGGCGATAGGCCTCAATCTGTTCTTCCGTCAGCGTTTCTCGTGACTGTCCAAGCTCCGCGGCTCGCTGGATGATCTTATCGTCCACGTCTGTATAATTACGGACGTAAAGAACCTTGTACCCTCGGAACTCCAAGTAGCGCCGGACTACATCAAAGGTCAGGGCAGCGCGTGCGTGACCGATGTGGGCACGATCATACACGGTCGGGCCGCAGGCGTACATTCGGACTTCGCCGGGTACGAGCGGCTCAAACACCTCTTTTTTCTGGCTTAGGGTATTATAGACAGCTAGCGCCATACGACTATCCCCGTTATCCCTCAGATGTCATCGGACGACGCCGGAGAGATGCAATAGCAAGACAGGCAATGCCATGACCAGCCCCAAGCGCGCCTACTCGATTTGCCGTCGCCGCCTTGACGCTCACTCCCTCGATCGGGGTTCTGATACTTTCTGCGAGGTTAGCCCGCATCTGCGCAATATACGGCGCCAGCTTTGGGGCCTCTGCGATGATGGTCGCATCGATGTGATTCACCGTGTAACCAAGGGTCTGTACTCGCTGGAAGGCTTCTCTGAGGAGTAGGAGACTCGATACATCCTTGTATTGAGGATCGTCCGTCCCAAAGCAGGAGCCGATATCGCCGGCGCACGCCGCGCCAAGGATGGCGTCTATGACGGCATGGGCCAGGGCGTCCGCATCCGAGTGACCCTCAAGGCCTTTCTCGAATGGGATCTCCACCCCGCCAAGGACAAGACGCCGACCGGACACTAATGGGTGCGTGTCGAACCCGATACCAACCGTCATGGAACCATCCACCGTCTCAGGATCAGTCCGGCGAGGGGTAAATCCTCTTCGCTCGTAATTTTAATATTCTCATAGCTTCCTCTCACAACCTTGACTCTCCCTCCGATTCGCTCCACAAGTGCGGCATCGTCGGTGGCAATGATCCCGTGCTCCCGGACCGCGCGGTGAGCCTGCATCAGGAGCGTGTAACGAAACACCTGAGGGGTCTGGATCGACCAGAGCTGTCCTCTTGGTAGCGTCTCAATTACGGAGCCATCGGTATCTACCCGCTTGATGGTGTCGACGACTGGAACAGCCGCGACCGCCGCGCCCACTTCTTTTGCGGCTTCTACGGCAGCCAGCACAACCCCACGCGAAACGAAAGGGCGAACGCCGTCGTGGATCAACACGAGATCCGTCTCCGCCTTCGCCCTCTGCAGACCGTTGTAGACTGAATCCTGCCGCGTCTGTCCCCCTGGAACTACCTCCGTCTCCAGATTGATCTCGGCCAACTCTAACGCCTCTCGGCCCCTTGACTCTTCCCCTGGAGGAACTACAACGATGATGTTTGCAAGCGCATGAGATGTCGCAAGCGCTCGCAACGTGTGGCTGAGCACCGGAAGACCGTGCAGCGCAATAAACTGTTTCTTGACCTTTCCTCCGAATCGAATTCCTGATCCCGCCGCGGGAACAATTGCCGTTACATGCATAGGGTGTCTGGTGGAGGGTGT contains the following coding sequences:
- the rlmB gene encoding 23S rRNA (guanosine(2251)-2'-O)-methyltransferase RlmB; translation: MTEHVLVGPHAVLEALRARRRHIDRIYLARERYDPRIAEIVKRARDLGVPFKEEKRERLGELAKGVMHQGVLAVVSEVDYDDPFDLVARIRAATPLPLLLLLDGVQDPQNLGAIIRTAEAVGVDGLFISKHRAAGITPAVARASAGAVEHLPVARVAGLPTFLAWLKDQGVWIVGADPNAAQSLYEIDLHASMGVVIGGEHRGLTVLVRQRCDLLARIPTRGCVDSLNAAAAAAVFLFEIRRQHSVMKQLSANRQETSINTRKDS
- the cysS gene encoding cysteine--tRNA ligase, encoding MALAVYNTLSQKKEVFEPLVPGEVRMYACGPTVYDRAHIGHARAALTFDVVRRYLEFRGYKVLYVRNYTDVDDKIIQRAAELGQSRETLTEEQIEAYRQDMEILGLRTPTEEPRATQHIQEMIEIIRILMAKGIAYSIDGDVYFEVRRAPDYGKLSHRGFSELRAGARVEVDPRKRDPLDFALWKASRPGEPAWESPWGPGRPGWHIECSAMSMKYLGETFDIHGGGADLIFPHHENEIAQSECATGKPFARYWIHNGFVNIHAEKMSKSLGNVLTVQELLGRTSPCALKLFLLGTHYRAPVDFSDDALSSAKAAAARFRTVLDEVQRFRDAQSPKGDLSPMDPLPLLNQIREAEQEFTDAMDDDLNTPRALAALFNLTRGINVAMRDADGTPTKALVNGLDLAGETLRRLGSVLGGLFEGPREKVERINITPGTGALTVGSSAPVLRMSGDNYYKARDAVESAIASEQSLPADAIKTIVEYRMQCRETKDWETADAIRTWLADFGVIVDDTAQGARWRVEDHKLLKTQTP
- the ispF gene encoding 2-C-methyl-D-erythritol 2,4-cyclodiphosphate synthase; the encoded protein is MTVGIGFDTHPLVSGRRLVLGGVEIPFEKGLEGHSDADALAHAVIDAILGAACAGDIGSCFGTDDPQYKDVSSLLLLREAFQRVQTLGYTVNHIDATIIAEAPKLAPYIAQMRANLAESIRTPIEGVSVKAATANRVGALGAGHGIACLAIASLRRRPMTSEG
- the ispD gene encoding 2-C-methyl-D-erythritol 4-phosphate cytidylyltransferase, encoding MHVTAIVPAAGSGIRFGGKVKKQFIALHGLPVLSHTLRALATSHALANIIVVVPPGEESRGREALELAEINLETEVVPGGQTRQDSVYNGLQRAKAETDLVLIHDGVRPFVSRGVVLAAVEAAKEVGAAVAAVPVVDTIKRVDTDGSVIETLPRGQLWSIQTPQVFRYTLLMQAHRAVREHGIIATDDAALVERIGGRVKVVRGSYENIKITSEEDLPLAGLILRRWMVP